Sequence from the Christiangramia fulva genome:
GATATAAACGCTGTCAAGCACCTCGATAGCGCTGTATTGGTCGGCTAATTCGCTGCCTAATTTCTCGAATTGCTTCAGGTCTTCCTCGGTCCACCAGTTGTTCAGGTTTCCTTCGGCATCAAAACGAGCTCCGCTATCATCAAATCCATGAGAGATCTCATGACCGATCACGGCTCCAATTCCGCCATAGTTTACAGCGGCATCAGCCTTATAATCGTAGAAGGGAGGCTGAAGAATAGCTGCGGGAAAAACGATCTCGTTGAAACTTGGATTATAGTAGGCGTTTACCGTTTGAGGATTCATTCCCCATTCGGTTTTATCTACAGGCTCTCCAAGGTCTGAAAGATTATCGGCAACCCTCCATTTTTGCGCATTCAGAGCATTTTGAAAATAGGAGCCTCCTTCTTGAGGGTTTTTAAATACAAGCTCACTGTAATCTTCCCATTTGTCAGGATAACCTACCTTAACAGTAATACTGTGGAGTTTATTCAATGCCTTTTTCTTGGTATCTTCACTCATCCAGCTGAGGTTCTGGATTCTTGTGTCATAAGCCTTTATAATATTGTCAATCATTTCCTTAGCCTTTTCTTTAGCTTCGGCGGGGAAATACTCATCAACATATAATTTTCCAAGAGCTTCACCAATCATACCGTTTACCGATGCAAGCGCTCTTTCATCAAGAGGTCTTTGTTCCTGGGCACCGCGAAGTGTTTTATCATAAAATTCCCAGTTCTTTCTTTCCAGTTCTGTGGTAAGCGTTGGAGCGGCATCATTGAAAAGATTCCATTTTAAATAAGTTTTCCAATCTTCAACCGATTTTTGAGCGATGATATCCTGAAGCGCTTTCATGTATTGCGGCTGAGACACGATAATAGAGTCAAGATCTTTCGCGCCTATACCATCGAAATAAGCATTCCACTTAAAGGCGGGAACCATATTTTGAAGTTTACTCACCGGCATCGGATTATACGTCTTTCTGGCATCACGACGTTCTACTTTGTCTAGGCGAGGTTTTGCCAGGCCGGTTTCAAAAGCTAGAATGTTTTCGGCGGCTTTCGCAGCTTCTTCTTCAGAATAATCTAAATACTGAAGCATATCTGTAATATAAGCCTTGTATTTCTCTCTTTTATCTTTTGAATCAGCGTCGTCTTTCACGTAATAATCCCTGTCTGGCAACCCAAGTCCTGAAGGATAGAGGTAAGCGACGTTCATATTGCTATTTTTCTTATCAGCACTTACGCCAAAAGTGAAAAATCCGGCACTGCCATATTCGCTCATGTCTATAAGGAATTGCTGAAGATCTTCTTTATTCTTAATTTCATCGATCTTCGCGAGGTAAGATTTCACAGGCTCAATACCCTGTTTGTTTCGGCTTACCGTGTCCATTATGGTTTTATAAAGTTTGACGGCCTTGGCCTCGTCGCTTCCTTCCGCGATACTATCGCTGGAGGCGGCTTCCTTCAAAAGAGAAAGGCTTTCTTCGTCGGTACGCTGGCGAAGCTCATCGAAACTTCCCCAACGGGTACGGTCACTGGGAATTTCGGTTGAATCGAGCCAGGCTCCGTTTACATAACGGAAAAAATTATCCTTCGGACTCACGGTAGTGTCCATATAGGCTGTATTTATTCCATGAACTTCTTCTTTTTCTGCTTTCTTTTCGTCATTGTCACAGGCTGTAAAAAGACCGGTGGCAAAAACTGATAAAAGAAGCAAACTGCTTATTTTTTTCATATAAATTAAAGTGTTTTGAAAATTTGATTCGCTAAAATATTAAAAGAACGGAAATATAAAAGATTAATTTCCTTCAAGATCGTACTGAAGATCCTTGCCTTTCATAATGGCAGGCACACCTTCAGTCATCCAAACCGGCGCAGGTTCTTCTTTAAGGAAATGATCAAAAAACTGCATCATTCTTATGGAAAGATCCTGTCTATTCTTTATTTTCCTCAGATTATGAGCCTCGTCGTTATAAATCAGTAGCCAAACGGGTTTGTTGAGCCTTCTCATCCCCATGAACATTTCAATTCCCTGGTAATAAGGCACAGCGCCATCGGCATCATTATGCATGATAAGCAATGGTGTTTGGATATCGGGAATACCGAATAAAGGGGAATTTTCCAGATAAAGATCGAGGCCTTCCCATAAATTTTTCCCTATACGGCTTTGAGTATGTTCATATTGGAAAGCACGGCTAAGCCCGCTTCCCCAACGAATTCCGCCGTAAGCCGATGTCATATTGCTAACCGGTGCTCCTGCCATCGCAGCGGCAAATTTATCTTTTGTTCGGGTAACCAGATAAGCTACCTGGTAACCTCCCCAGCTTTGACCCTGGATTCCCATATGTTCTGGATCTATATACCCCAATTTCTGTACCGCATCAACACCCGAGACAATGCAATTGTAGGCACTTTCTCCCGGATGTCCTTCTTTATAGACAATATCTGGCACGAAAACTACATAGCCATTGCTTACCAGGTAAGACATGTTTACAATAGACCTGCTGGGTTGTGGCGCGTAATAATTATTAAGATTGTCACTTTTTCTTTCGTAGAAATAGGTGATCATAGGGTACTTTTTATTGGGGTCAAAACCTTCTGGTTTGTAGATTATTCCTTCCAATTTCGTACCATCATAGGCTTTCCATGAAAATAATTCAGAAGTTCCCCATTTGAAATCTTTTTGCTGCGGATTGACATCGGTGAGTTTTACAGATTTCCCGTCTTCATATAAATAAAGATCGGGATAGGTTTGAAAATCCTCTTTCTTGTAAAGAAAACTTTCTCCATCTTCAGCAAGTGTAAACCCACTTAGCAACATTCCTTGAGGATCGAGAAGCTTTTTCATTTTTTCATTTCTCAGTTTCAGCAGAAAAAGCTTATCGGTCCTGTCATTTTTATCAAAAGCGGTGACGAGCAGATCGCCGTCAAAATAAGATGCCAGATTTTGATGCTCCCGGTCAAGACGAAGACTGCGGTACCTTATATTATTTTCTCTTCCGTTATTAGTGATATTTTCAGGAGCCTCTTTACCGGATGGGTCTAATTTCCAAATATCGAATTGATCAAAAACCAGGGCTTCGCCATTTTCGGTATACCCGCCAAAACCGTAGTCCCCGGCGGGCGCAGGAATATCATTCTCAACATCCTGAAATGGAACCTGCACATTGGTGGTTAGATTCGTTTTAGTGTTGTTTTCAAGATCAAGAGAATACCAATCCTGGGTTTCAAGGTCAAAATAAACGGCATATTTTCCATCAGGAGAAAGGTAAGGTCGGGCAGCCGATTCTTTTAAAGCCAGGCGTTTTTCCCCGGTTCTGGTATCGACAATATAAAAATCGCGTGCCCATGGATATTTCCACGATCGCGAAACCTCATAGGGTGAGGCGGTGTAGCCCAGAATGTAGCGTTGTTCAGCGTCACCATCGAGATCTACATATTCCAGATCTTTATTATGAAGGGCAACCACTTGATTATTATCGGTATTCAGATAAGAAAGGTAAGCCTTGTTCTTAAGTTCTTCTAAATTGACCTTTTGTTCGGGCTGAATAAGTTTGTCTTTATAAGTCCAAACATCCACATCGGGAATTTCCTCTTTTAGCATGGAGGTATCAATATCGAAATCCCTTTTCGGGCGTGAATAAAAATAAAGCCGTTCGCCATGTTCCGAGAAAAATGGCGCCTGAGCTTCACTTACGATCCAGTTTTCTTTTAGATTCCTGCCAAGGGTATCGGTAATTTGCTTCAATTTTCCTTCTTTTTTATAAAAAAGCTCAAATTGAAGGCTGTCTGTCGCTGTGGAATCTCTAGCCGAAAGATAAGCAAACTGTTTTCCGTCATTGCTAACCGCAAGTTTATCATATGCGAAACGTCCGGTATCGATCATTTTGCTTTTCATTCCTGAAAGTTCATATTCGTATACCCCCAGATCTCCTTTTTTATCACCTCGTGTTTTTGAAAAAAACAATGCCGGCTCATTATTGGCCAGTTTGTATTCTTTTATTTGAAAAATAGTATCGACGGCACCCGATTTCAGATTGTAAACCAGGGCATAATTGCCTTCTAAAGCCAGGGTTTTATTTATTATTTTAAGACTGTCGATTTTTGGCGCCGGTTTGGAAGCAGTATCCCGGGCTTTTTTCTCCTTTAGATCTTTCAGTTTTTCAACAATTACCCATCCTGAATATTCCGAAGGGATCTCGTAATTTTTTACCCGTTGAATACTGTCGCTTAAACTGTTTTTCTTCACATCATAGATAAAAAAGGCGTCTTTAGATTGTTCCTCCTCTTTCACCTCTTTTTTCTTTTCCTGTCGAAGGCGTGCATAATCGGGTTTTCTTAGGAAAAACACATAATTGCCATCTGGAGATATACTTGCTTTATAAGCATTATGGAATTTCCTGCTGCTGCCGGTTTTGATGTTCATGATCTTCAAATAACCATCGCCACGGCCGGTGGTAGTGGTAACCACGCTTACTACGAGATCACCGTCTTTAGCTATTTCAGCATTTTCAATATTTTTCCAAAGATCATAATCTTCATGTGAAAGTGGACGTTTTTGTTGAGATTGTGCCGGAAAATTAAATGTAAGTAATAGAAGAAGGGCAACAAAATATTTCATGTTGTGTAAGAATTTTAAAAAATGGAAATGGGTATTGGTCTAATTATTATGAAGTTTTGCAAGAAGGTTTTTATCAAAATCTTTCTTGATTAGAGTAACCTGTTGAACATTATCATTGGGAATGGTGAGAGATAAAACATAATGCTGGACCTTCCACTGGCCATCTATTTTTTCCATAATACCCGAGCCACGGCAAATTCCCATATGGGTATCTAATAATTCATCAAACCAGGCAATTCTTCTATGATTGGCAAGATAAATATGACGTTCAACTGGAGTAAGATTCCAGGCCTGGCCTGAATCAAAATAGGGTTTTGAAAAAGTCTTGAATTCCTCAAGATTCCATAGTTCAGTGGGATCTGTGCCTATAAAAACGGCATCGTCTGTCATGAGTGCAAAATATCCTTTAAAATCGGCATTCGCTGCCGCTTTATGCCAATTATCAAGGCTGGAATTGATTTGTTTTTTTGCCGCACGTATATTCTCTTCAGTCATCTTAACCTGTGCATTAATCGTATTGAGGCTAAAAATTCCAATAAGAAAAAAAGCCAGTAGAAGAGATCTTTTCATGCGAAAGAAGTTTTTTTCAAGGTACGATTTTTAAGGCTTTTTTAAAAGCTTGTTTTTAGTCTGTCGGGCAGGGAATCTTTTTCTCTTTCTTCCAACTCATCCAGTTCTTTTTCAAAATCTTCCAAGGTTTTTCTGAAGATCTCATTCATCTGTAATTTCAGGTTATTGAATTCTTCATAGAGATCTGAAGCTGTGTGGGCAATAACTTTAGGATCAGGTTCTCTTTTATGGGAATACTGGTCGAGTAGTTGTGCCTTTGTGTTCACGACATTTAATCGGGCTTTAACCGGAATAGACTGGAGGCTGTCGGGAACCGAAATCTGAAGGGACTGCATGATCTGCGAAATGGCCTTCGAGTTATCTATGACATCTTCGACCGTAGAATTTTCTAATTTATCTATTTCATTCTGGGCAGCTATAAATTCAACCCATTGCAGAGCATATTTCCGTGCTTCGGGCTCGAGGGAAATTGGTTTTTCTGGAGTTTTAATTTTTGCTTGAAACCGGGTGGTGTCTTTTTTTGTTGTAGAAGCATCTTCTTGCTGTTGTTGATTTTTGCAGGAAAGAACTCCTATTGCCAAAAGTATGTAAAGCCAGTATCGCATATTTTCGAAGTTGTCACAAAGTTATTCATATTTATTGATTTAAATACTGAAGCCAATGCTTGAAAAATTCTAAAAAATACACCGTTAAGAAAAGCTAATTTTGCGAATTCCTCTATAGAAATAAATATATTTGCATAAAAATATAATTCATGTCGGGAAGGATTTTGATCATTGGTGCCTGCGGACAAATTGGTACCGAGCTTACACTTAAACTTCGGGAAATTTATGGCGAGGATAAAGTGATCGCCAGTGACATTCGTGAAGGAGCAGAAGAACTGATGCAGTCAGGAACTTTTATAAAAGCCGATGCGAAAAATAAAGAACAGCTGGAAAACATCATCAGGGAAAATCAGATAAAAGATGTGTACCTCATGGCGGCGATGCTCAGTGCCACGGCAGAAAAGGCACCTATGCAAGCCTGGGATCTCAATATGAACTCCCTTTTTCATGTTCTCAATTTTGCCAAAGAAGGTTTGATCAATAAAATATTCTGGCCATCAAGTATCGCGGTATTTGGTCCCAGTACGCCCAAAGATGCTACTCCCCAAACCACCGTCATGGAGCCAACAACAGTGTATGGTATTAGTAAATTAACGGGTGAAAGATGGTGTGAATACTACTACAATAAATTTGGGGTTGATGTGCGAAGCATACGGTATCCTGGTATAATTAGTTATAAAACGCTCCCCGGTGGAGGAACTACAGACTATGCCATAGATATTTTCCATGAAGCCGTTAAAACCCGAAAATATACCAGTTTTCTTGCCAAAGATGCTGCTTTACCCATGATGTTTATGGATGATGCCATTAAAGCAACCATTGAAATTATGCAGGCCCCTGAAGAAAACATACATATACGTTCCAGTTATAACCTCGCCGCGATAAGTTTTACTCCTGAAATTCTTGCAGGAGAAATCAAAAAGCATTTTTCCGATTTTGAAATTAATTACGATCCCGATTTCCGGCAAAAAATTGCCGAAAGCTGGCCATCAAGTATCGATGATTCGGCTGCGAGAAAAGACTGGGGATGGCAGCATGACTATGATCTTGAGAAAATGACCGATATCATGATCGAAGGTGTGGAGCACAGGCTTCAGGAGAAGGCCTGACAACATTAATAAAGAAAAGCCGCTTTTTAGCGGCTTTTACAATTCAATCAGAAAAAAATTATATTATTCGATCACGCGTACTTCTGTAGCGTTCACTCCTTTTCTTCCTTCTGTTTCTTCGTATTCTACTCTATCACCTTCCTGAATAGTTTCACCATTCAAACCGGTAACGTGTACGAAAATGTCTCTTTTGGTGTCGTCGTTGGTAATGAATCCATAACCTTTTGATTCATTAAAAAATTTAACTGTGCCTTGCATAAAAAAATAATAATTAATAATGCACAAACATACAGGAATAATTGATAGAAACAACTGAAAACCAGTTTTTTTTAAGAAAATTTTAGAGCTTTTTATTCGATGCCGCGGTCTCTCATTTTTTCCATATTCTCCTGAGAAAGAGTATAATCTTTTAATCGTTTACCTTTCCATCGCACATACAGGAAGATTGGCATAAGTATAAAAGAACTTACCAGGACCGAAATTCCAATGATACGATCGCCGGTAAGTTCATTACCGCTTAAGCGGAAATAAAAACCTACTCCAATCGCTATTAAAATAGAGATGCCAAGAATTTTCATGAATAATTTCATTATTTTAAAGTTTTGAACCGCCAGAGATCTTTCTCAGGGGATTAAACAGTAACTTCTATTAATTTTTTCCGATAGGCCGTGAGCAACTTCGATTTTGAAATAAAGCCCACATATTTTTCTTCCTTGATAACGGGCAGGTTCCAGGCATCGCTTTTCTGAAACTTGTTCATGATCTGTTTCATCCCGTCTTTATCAATATCGATGATTTCAGGCGCGCGCTGCATAATGTCACTAACCTTCACCTCGTCATACATTTTCTGGTCGAACATGATAGGCCTGATATCATCCAACAGTATGATTCCCATGAAGTTACGATTTTTGTCAATTACGGGAAAAATATTTCGGGAAGATTTTATCACGCCTTTATGTATCACATCCCTAAGGGTCATATTGATTTCCAGTGGAATAAAATTTTTCTCAATGACCTGAGATATATTCATCAGGGTGAGAATAGTATGATCTTTATTGTGAGTAAGCAGGTCACCTCTTTGCGCCAGATCAAGAGTATATACCGAATGAGGCTGAAACCTGGTAGTGATCATAAAAGAAATGGCAGCGGTGATCATAAGCGGGATAAAAAGTTCATAGCCGTGGGTAAGTTCGGCTATTAAAAAGATTGCCGTTAAAGGCGCCTGTAAAACACCGGCCATTAATCCTGCCATTCCTACAAGGGTAAAATTACTTACTGAAATAGGGTGTCTTAAAAGTCCGCTATGATTAAGGATCAATGCAAAGCAATGTCCCATAGAACTTCCCATGAACATTACTGGGGCGAATATACCTCCAACACCTCCCGCACTAAAAGTGATGGAAGTTGCAACGATCTTAAAGAGGACCAGGCCGGCCAAAAGTGCGACCACAACCCATATATTTTCCAGATACGCATTAAAAAGGTTGGTTCCCAGAGCATTCATATAGTTCTCATGTAGCAAATTGTTTACCACACTATATCCTTCACCGTACAAAGGAGGGATAAAGTAGATCAAAACCCCTAAAATAAGACCTGCCACAAGCATCCTCGCAAAAGGCGAACTTATGCGCTTCATTATTTTGGTTGAGCTGAAATATACTTTTGTGAAATAAAGGGAACAACCTGAGGCTAATATTCCAAGCAGAATGTAATAGGGGACTTCAGAAATTTGAAAAGAATCTTTCAGTTCAAAAGGCAGTATACTCTGCGTTCCGAAGAAAAAATAAGAGGTAATAATTGCTGAAACCGAAGCCAGAAGCAATGGCAAAAGCGATGATAGGGTAAGATCCAGGCTGAAAACTTCAATAGCGAAAATAATTGCCGCGATGGGTGCTTTGAAGATCGACGACATGGCACCGGCAGCAGCACATCCTATTAATAGTGTTCGCGTAGCCTGATTCATAAGGAACAGCCGTGAAATATTTGAACCCAGGGAAGCTCCCGTCGCAACGGTAGGTCCTTCCAGTCCAACCGATCCTCCAAAACCCACGGTGATTGGTGCAGTGATCACAGATGCATACATCTGGAATCTTTTCATGATACCTTTTTGCCGTGAAATAGCATACAGAGTTGTGGGTATGCCGTGCCCAACATTGCGTTTCAAAACAAACTTAATGATCAGGTAAACGATCAGTAAGCCTATTACGGGGAAGATAAAATAAAAGGCATCGTGGTATTTGATGATAAATTCGCTTTCCAGCAAATGCTGGATAAGATGGGTAAGGTTTTTAATAATTACAGCGAATAAGCCGGCTACAAAACCAATTACCGCGCTCAACATCATCAGGAATTGCTGATGAGTCAGGTTCTTTGATTTCCAGGTAAGAAACCTGTGAAGCAAAGATTTATTAAAATTCGACACTTTTGTAGAATTAAGTTTGTTGCTAAAAAATCCCGCTACAGGCGGGAAGTTTAGTTATAATTTTAATTTAAGATGTAATTCGTCAAGTTGTTGCTCGTCGAGTTTTGCAGGAGCATCTATCATGACATCTCTTCCCGCATTATTTTTAGGGAACGCAATGAAATCCCTAATGCTTTCCTGACCTCCTAATATTGCAACAAGTCTGTCAAAGCCAAAAGCGATCCCTCCATGTGGAGGAGCTCCATATTGAAAGGCATCCATTAAAAATCCAAATTGTTCTTTTGCCTCTTCATGAGTGAAACCTAGAAAATCAAACATTTTAGATTGAGTTTCCTTATCATGGATCCTTATAGACCCACCACCGATTTCGTTTCCGTTCAGAACCAGATCATAGGCGTTTGCCCTCACTTCACCGGGATTTGTTTCCAGTAAGGGAATGTCTTCTTTTTTAGGCGAAGTAAAGGGGTGGTGCATGGCATGATATCTTTTTGTTTCTTCATCCCATTCCAGCAGAGGGAAGTCCAGTACCCACAGTGGGGCAAATTCATCGGCTTTTCTTAATCCAAGTTCATTGCCCAAATACATTCTTAGTGCACTTAACTGTGTTCTGGTCTTTTCAGCATCGCCCGCCATCACCAGGATCAGATCTCCTGCTTTTGCTCCGGTTTTATCGGCCCATTCCTTCAGATTTTCTTCTGAATAGAATTTATCTACAGAAGATTTCAATGTTCCGTCTTCATTATATTTTGCCCAAACAAGTCCGTTTGCACCAATTTGAGGTCTTTTCACCCATTCGATAAGTTTGTCGATTTCTTTTCGGGTAAAGGAAGCAGCTCCGGGAACCGCAATTCCCACTACCAGTTCCTGTTCATCGAAAACCCTGAAACCCTTATTCTGGGCAACTTCATTTAAATCGGCAAATTCCATCCCAAATCGTATATCGGGTTTGTCATTTCCATACTTCTGCATTGCTTCGGCATAAGTCATACGCGGAAATTTCTCCACTTCCATACCCTTGATCTCTTTTAGAAGATGGCGGGTCAAACCTTCAAATATATTAAGAATATCTTCCTGTTCCACAAATGCCATTTCACAGTCGATTTGCGTAAATTCCGGCTGGCGGTCCGCACGAAGATCTTCATCGCGAAAACACTTTACAATCTGGAAATATTTATCCATGCCGCCAACCATCAGCAACTGTTTAAAAGTTTGCGGTGACTGCGGAAGTGCGTAGAACTGACCTTCATTCATCCGGCTTGGAACCACAAAATCACGGGCTCCTTCGGGAGTAGATTTTATTAAATAGGGTGTTTCCACTTCGATAAAACCTTTTTGAGAAAGGTAATTTCGAACCTGCATAGCCACTTTATGCCTGAAAACCAGTTTATTCTTCACCGGATTTCTTCGAATATCAAGATATCTGAATTTCATCCGAAGATCTTCTCCTCCGTCTGTGGCATCTTCAATGGTAAAGGGAGGGGTAATGGAAGGGTTCAGGATTTGAAGTTCCTGTACTAAAACCTCAATATCGCCTGTAGGCATATTGGGATTTTTAGATTCCCGTTCTATCACTTCACCTTCGATCTGGATAACAAATTCACGGGCCAGGTTTCCAGCCTTTTCCATAAGCTCCCGGGCAGAACGTTCCTCGTCGAATATCAGCTGTGTCACTCCATAACGATCCCTGACATCTACCCAGATCATAAAACCTTTATTTCTAATTTTTTGTACCCATCCGGCAAGAGTAACTTTTTTGCCAATATGAGATGCATTCAATTCGCCGCAGGTGTGACTTCTGTACATTCTATTTCTGGAATTTAAAACGGGCACAAAAGTAAGAAGTTCTAATGTTTTCTTTCAAGATTATCTGCGAAATTTACAGGAATTTATCCTTTATTTCTTCCTTCGTTAAGGATTTAAATCGCTGAATTACAATAAATCGGGTTTCCAATGTTAACTTAATGTTATGTAAATATTGATTTATTGTAAACTTTGTGTATATTTGTAAGACAAGCACAATAAGATGAAGACAATTACAAAAATATTAGCAGCGGCTCTCTTTGCAATTGGAACTACCGCTATGGCCCAAACAGCGCCAAAGCCTGTTTTTGAAAAACAAGGTGATTTAATAAAAGGAACTTTTTATTATGATGATGGAAATATTAGACAGGAAGGTACGTACAAGGACGGTAAACTCCACGGAGAATGGATTTCTTACAACAAAGACGGTGAAAAGACAGCCATCGCCCAGTACAACAACGGACAAAAAGATGGAATTTGGTTTTTTTGGTCAGGTGATAAACTTACTGAAGTAAACTACGATCACAATACTATTGCATCTGTTAATAGCTGGGAAAGTTCTAGTTCTCTTGTGAACAGCCATTAAAAGAAATAATTTACTTATATAAAAACACCCTGCTCTTTATTGCGCAGGGTGTTTTTTTGTTAGTACATAATATTGTTAAGTCCGTGAGAATCTACTGTCTTTCACCTTTACTTTTCCGCGGTTGACCAGGTAGAACATTACCGGCACTACGATTAGTGTTAGGAAAGTTGCAAAAACCAGCCCGAAGATCACTGTCCAGGCCAAAGGTCCCCAAAAGATAACATTATCTCCTCCAATATAGATGCCTGGATCATAATCGGTCATCAATCCGAAGAAATCCACGTTCAGTCCCACAGCCAGAGGAATTAATCCTAAAACAGTAGTGATCGCGGTAAGAAGTACAGGTCTTAACCTGGATTTTCCACCCCTTACGATACAATCAAAATATTGTTCACGCGTAAGAAGATCTTCTCTTCCAAGATTCAGTTCTTCTTTCTTCCGGTCGATGAGGATCTGCGTATAATCTATAAGTACGATCGCGTTGTTCACCACAATTCCGGCAAGCGCGATAATTCCCATCATCGTCATGATAATAACGAAATCCATGTGGAATATAATGAGCCCGAGGAATACTCCCACTAAACTTAGCACAACAGCCATAATTATGATAAGCGGTTTACTTACCGAATTGAACTGCGCTACTAAAATGAGCAGGATGCCTCCAATGGCGATCAGTAATGCTTTGATAAGAAAACTCATATTTTCAGCCTGTTTTTCCTGTTCACCGGTAAATTTTAGCGACATGCTCTCGGGAAGATCATAATTTTTAAGCTCAGCTTTCAGTTGTTCTACTATTTTGTTTCCGTTGTAGCCTTCCAGAACATTAGAATAAATGGTGATGACCCTTTTCAGGTCTTTTCTGTTAATTGAACTGAAAGAGGAAGCTACCTTAGTTTCGATCAGGGATGAAATGGGCACCTGGACCAGTTTTCCCGTGTTCTGATCCCTGAAAGTTATGGGCTGATTAAAAAGCGCATTTTCATCATAGCGGTATTTATCGTTCAAACGTACGTTTACTTCATAATCGTCATCTCCTTCCTTGTAGGTTGAAACTTCTTCACCATAGATAGCCCTTCTCAGGGTTTGGCCTACCTGT
This genomic interval carries:
- a CDS encoding nuclear transport factor 2 family protein, encoding MKRSLLLAFFLIGIFSLNTINAQVKMTEENIRAAKKQINSSLDNWHKAAANADFKGYFALMTDDAVFIGTDPTELWNLEEFKTFSKPYFDSGQAWNLTPVERHIYLANHRRIAWFDELLDTHMGICRGSGIMEKIDGQWKVQHYVLSLTIPNDNVQQVTLIKKDFDKNLLAKLHNN
- a CDS encoding NAD-dependent epimerase/dehydratase family protein, producing MSGRILIIGACGQIGTELTLKLREIYGEDKVIASDIREGAEELMQSGTFIKADAKNKEQLENIIRENQIKDVYLMAAMLSATAEKAPMQAWDLNMNSLFHVLNFAKEGLINKIFWPSSIAVFGPSTPKDATPQTTVMEPTTVYGISKLTGERWCEYYYNKFGVDVRSIRYPGIISYKTLPGGGTTDYAIDIFHEAVKTRKYTSFLAKDAALPMMFMDDAIKATIEIMQAPEENIHIRSSYNLAAISFTPEILAGEIKKHFSDFEINYDPDFRQKIAESWPSSIDDSAARKDWGWQHDYDLEKMTDIMIEGVEHRLQEKA
- a CDS encoding cold-shock protein — its product is MQGTVKFFNESKGYGFITNDDTKRDIFVHVTGLNGETIQEGDRVEYEETEGRKGVNATEVRVIE
- a CDS encoding M13 family metallopeptidase, which translates into the protein MKKISSLLLLSVFATGLFTACDNDEKKAEKEEVHGINTAYMDTTVSPKDNFFRYVNGAWLDSTEIPSDRTRWGSFDELRQRTDEESLSLLKEAASSDSIAEGSDEAKAVKLYKTIMDTVSRNKQGIEPVKSYLAKIDEIKNKEDLQQFLIDMSEYGSAGFFTFGVSADKKNSNMNVAYLYPSGLGLPDRDYYVKDDADSKDKREKYKAYITDMLQYLDYSEEEAAKAAENILAFETGLAKPRLDKVERRDARKTYNPMPVSKLQNMVPAFKWNAYFDGIGAKDLDSIIVSQPQYMKALQDIIAQKSVEDWKTYLKWNLFNDAAPTLTTELERKNWEFYDKTLRGAQEQRPLDERALASVNGMIGEALGKLYVDEYFPAEAKEKAKEMIDNIIKAYDTRIQNLSWMSEDTKKKALNKLHSITVKVGYPDKWEDYSELVFKNPQEGGSYFQNALNAQKWRVADNLSDLGEPVDKTEWGMNPQTVNAYYNPSFNEIVFPAAILQPPFYDYKADAAVNYGGIGAVIGHEISHGFDDSGARFDAEGNLNNWWTEEDLKQFEKLGSELADQYSAIEVLDSVYINGKFTLGENIGDLGGVNAAYDGLQLHLKEHGNPGKIDGFTPEQRFFLSWATVWRTKMRDEALKNKIKTDPHSPGQYRAYVPLQNVDAWYDAFLIEEGDSMYVKPEKRVRIW
- a CDS encoding chloride channel protein; translation: MSNFNKSLLHRFLTWKSKNLTHQQFLMMLSAVIGFVAGLFAVIIKNLTHLIQHLLESEFIIKYHDAFYFIFPVIGLLIVYLIIKFVLKRNVGHGIPTTLYAISRQKGIMKRFQMYASVITAPITVGFGGSVGLEGPTVATGASLGSNISRLFLMNQATRTLLIGCAAAGAMSSIFKAPIAAIIFAIEVFSLDLTLSSLLPLLLASVSAIITSYFFFGTQSILPFELKDSFQISEVPYYILLGILASGCSLYFTKVYFSSTKIMKRISSPFARMLVAGLILGVLIYFIPPLYGEGYSVVNNLLHENYMNALGTNLFNAYLENIWVVVALLAGLVLFKIVATSITFSAGGVGGIFAPVMFMGSSMGHCFALILNHSGLLRHPISVSNFTLVGMAGLMAGVLQAPLTAIFLIAELTHGYELFIPLMITAAISFMITTRFQPHSVYTLDLAQRGDLLTHNKDHTILTLMNISQVIEKNFIPLEINMTLRDVIHKGVIKSSRNIFPVIDKNRNFMGIILLDDIRPIMFDQKMYDEVKVSDIMQRAPEIIDIDKDGMKQIMNKFQKSDAWNLPVIKEEKYVGFISKSKLLTAYRKKLIEVTV
- a CDS encoding S9 family peptidase; this translates as MKYFVALLLLLTFNFPAQSQQKRPLSHEDYDLWKNIENAEIAKDGDLVVSVVTTTTGRGDGYLKIMNIKTGSSRKFHNAYKASISPDGNYVFFLRKPDYARLRQEKKKEVKEEEQSKDAFFIYDVKKNSLSDSIQRVKNYEIPSEYSGWVIVEKLKDLKEKKARDTASKPAPKIDSLKIINKTLALEGNYALVYNLKSGAVDTIFQIKEYKLANNEPALFFSKTRGDKKGDLGVYEYELSGMKSKMIDTGRFAYDKLAVSNDGKQFAYLSARDSTATDSLQFELFYKKEGKLKQITDTLGRNLKENWIVSEAQAPFFSEHGERLYFYSRPKRDFDIDTSMLKEEIPDVDVWTYKDKLIQPEQKVNLEELKNKAYLSYLNTDNNQVVALHNKDLEYVDLDGDAEQRYILGYTASPYEVSRSWKYPWARDFYIVDTRTGEKRLALKESAARPYLSPDGKYAVYFDLETQDWYSLDLENNTKTNLTTNVQVPFQDVENDIPAPAGDYGFGGYTENGEALVFDQFDIWKLDPSGKEAPENITNNGRENNIRYRSLRLDREHQNLASYFDGDLLVTAFDKNDRTDKLFLLKLRNEKMKKLLDPQGMLLSGFTLAEDGESFLYKKEDFQTYPDLYLYEDGKSVKLTDVNPQQKDFKWGTSELFSWKAYDGTKLEGIIYKPEGFDPNKKYPMITYFYERKSDNLNNYYAPQPSRSIVNMSYLVSNGYVVFVPDIVYKEGHPGESAYNCIVSGVDAVQKLGYIDPEHMGIQGQSWGGYQVAYLVTRTKDKFAAAMAGAPVSNMTSAYGGIRWGSGLSRAFQYEHTQSRIGKNLWEGLDLYLENSPLFGIPDIQTPLLIMHNDADGAVPYYQGIEMFMGMRRLNKPVWLLIYNDEAHNLRKIKNRQDLSIRMMQFFDHFLKEEPAPVWMTEGVPAIMKGKDLQYDLEGN